In Nocardia sp. NBC_00403, one DNA window encodes the following:
- the nrdE gene encoding class 1b ribonucleoside-diphosphate reductase subunit alpha, protein MDYHALNAMLNLYGPNGEIQFDKDREAAHQYFLQHVNQNTVFFHNLDEKLDYLVEENYYEAEVLDQYSRPFIKSLFQQAYAKKFRFPTFLGAFKYYTSYTLKTFDGKRYLERFEDRVCMVALTLAAGDEVLAGKLVDEIIDGRFQPATPTFLNSGKKQRGEPVSCFLLRIEDNMESIGRSINSALQLSKRGGGVALLLSNIREHGAPIKKIENQSSGVIPIMKLLEDSFSYANQLGARQGAGAVYLHAHHPDIYRFLDTKRENADEKIRIKTLSLGVVIPDITFELAKKNEDMYLFSPYDVERIYGKPFADIDVTEKYYEMVDDKRIRKSKIKAREFFQTIAELQFESGYPYIMFEDTVNRANPIAGKITHSNLCSEILQVSTPSVFNDDLSYAVVGKDISCNLGSLNIAKTMDSPDFAQTIETSIRALTAVSDQTHIYSVPSIEQGNNQSHAIGLGQMNLHGYLARERVHYGSDEGIDFTNIYFYTVVYHAIRASNLIAKERGTYFGGFPESKYASGEYFDKYTDQVWGPKTERVAQIFADAGVHIPTQDDWRELKSSVMEHGIYNQNLQAVPPTGSISYINHSTSSIHPVASKIEIRKEGKIGRVYYPAPYLDNDNLEYYDDAYEIGYEKIIDTYAAATQHVDQGLSLTLFFKDTATTRDLNRAQIYAWRKGIKTLYYIRLRQMALEGTEVEGCVSCML, encoded by the coding sequence ATGGACTACCACGCCCTCAACGCGATGCTGAACTTGTACGGCCCGAACGGCGAGATCCAGTTCGACAAGGACCGCGAGGCCGCACACCAGTACTTCCTGCAGCATGTCAACCAGAACACCGTCTTCTTCCACAACCTGGACGAGAAGCTGGACTACCTGGTCGAGGAGAACTACTACGAGGCAGAGGTTCTCGACCAGTACAGCCGCCCGTTCATCAAGTCGCTGTTCCAGCAGGCCTACGCCAAGAAGTTCCGGTTCCCGACCTTCCTCGGCGCGTTCAAGTACTACACCTCGTACACGCTGAAGACCTTCGACGGCAAGCGCTACCTGGAGCGGTTCGAGGACCGCGTCTGTATGGTCGCGCTCACCCTCGCCGCCGGTGACGAGGTGCTCGCGGGCAAGCTGGTCGACGAGATCATCGACGGCCGCTTCCAACCCGCCACCCCGACCTTTCTCAACTCGGGCAAGAAGCAGCGCGGCGAGCCGGTGTCCTGCTTCCTGCTGCGCATCGAGGACAACATGGAGTCCATCGGGCGCTCCATCAACTCCGCGCTGCAGCTGTCCAAGCGTGGCGGCGGTGTCGCCTTGCTGCTGAGCAATATTCGCGAGCACGGCGCGCCGATCAAGAAGATCGAGAACCAGAGTTCGGGTGTCATCCCGATCATGAAGCTGCTCGAGGACTCCTTCTCCTACGCCAACCAACTCGGTGCGCGTCAGGGTGCGGGCGCGGTGTACCTGCACGCGCATCACCCCGACATCTACCGGTTCCTGGACACCAAGCGCGAGAACGCGGACGAGAAGATCCGCATCAAGACCCTCTCGCTCGGTGTGGTGATTCCGGACATCACCTTCGAGCTGGCGAAGAAGAACGAGGATATGTACCTCTTCTCGCCGTACGACGTGGAGCGCATCTACGGCAAACCGTTCGCCGATATCGATGTCACCGAGAAGTATTACGAGATGGTCGACGACAAGCGGATCCGCAAGTCGAAGATCAAGGCGCGCGAGTTCTTCCAGACCATCGCCGAGCTGCAGTTCGAATCCGGTTACCCCTACATCATGTTCGAGGACACGGTGAACAGGGCCAACCCGATCGCGGGCAAGATCACCCACTCGAACCTGTGCTCGGAGATCCTGCAGGTCTCCACGCCGTCGGTGTTCAACGACGACCTGTCCTACGCCGTGGTGGGCAAGGACATTTCGTGCAACCTCGGGTCGCTGAACATCGCCAAGACGATGGACTCACCCGACTTCGCACAGACCATCGAGACCTCGATCCGGGCGCTGACCGCGGTGTCGGATCAGACGCACATCTATTCGGTGCCCTCGATCGAGCAGGGCAACAACCAGTCCCACGCCATCGGCCTAGGCCAGATGAACCTGCACGGGTACCTGGCTCGCGAGCGGGTTCACTACGGTTCCGACGAGGGCATCGACTTCACCAACATCTACTTCTACACCGTGGTCTACCACGCGATTCGGGCGTCGAACCTGATCGCCAAGGAGCGCGGGACCTACTTCGGCGGGTTCCCCGAATCCAAGTACGCGTCGGGCGAGTACTTCGACAAGTACACCGATCAGGTGTGGGGGCCGAAAACCGAACGCGTGGCACAGATCTTCGCCGACGCGGGCGTGCACATCCCGACCCAGGACGATTGGCGTGAGCTGAAGTCCTCGGTCATGGAGCACGGCATCTACAACCAGAATCTGCAGGCGGTCCCGCCGACCGGCTCGATTTCCTACATCAACCACTCGACCAGCTCCATCCACCCGGTGGCTTCGAAGATCGAGATCCGCAAGGAAGGCAAGATCGGCCGCGTCTACTACCCGGCGCCCTATCTCGACAACGACAACCTCGAATATTACGACGACGCTTACGAGATCGGCTACGAGAAGATCATCGACACCTACGCCGCGGCCACCCAGCACGTGGACCAGGGCCTGTCGCTGACGCTCTTCTTCAAGGACACCGCAACCACCCGTGACCTCAACCGCGCCCAGATCTATGCCTGGCGCAAGGGCATCAAAACCCTCTACTACATCCGCCTGCGCCAAATGGCCCTGGAGGGAACCGAAGTAGAGGGCTGCGTTTCCTGCATGCTGTAG
- the nrdI gene encoding class Ib ribonucleoside-diphosphate reductase assembly flavoprotein NrdI, whose translation MSEGTALVYFSSASENTHRFVEKLGIPATRIPLHTADSLRVDEPYVLIVPTYGGGRHVLGGNRSDKDFVPRQVAKFLNDPHNRALLRGVVAAGNTNFGDTYCYAGEVISRKCGVPYLYRFELMGTAEDVERVREGLGLFWQQQRQHRPEKQLA comes from the coding sequence ATGTCCGAAGGGACAGCGCTCGTCTACTTCTCCAGCGCTTCGGAGAACACACATCGTTTCGTCGAGAAGCTGGGTATCCCGGCAACTCGTATACCACTGCACACCGCCGATTCGCTGCGCGTAGACGAACCCTACGTGCTGATCGTCCCCACCTATGGGGGCGGTCGGCACGTACTGGGGGGAAACAGATCCGACAAGGATTTCGTGCCTCGGCAAGTCGCCAAGTTCCTCAACGATCCGCACAACCGCGCCCTGCTGCGCGGTGTCGTCGCGGCGGGAAACACGAACTTCGGCGATACGTACTGCTATGCGGGAGAGGTGATCTCACGCAAGTGCGGGGTGCCGTACCTGTATCGCTTCGAACTCATGGGAACCGCTGAGGACGTCGAGCGCGTCCGCGAGGGATTGGGATTGTTTTGGCAACAGCAACGACAGCACCGGCCGGAAAAACAGCTCGCTTAG
- the nrdH gene encoding glutaredoxin-like protein NrdH, with amino-acid sequence MTITVYTKPACVQCNATYKALDKVGVDYEVIDISENDEARDYVMALGYLQAPVVVAGEDHWSGFRPDRIKSLATVAA; translated from the coding sequence TTGACCATCACCGTGTACACCAAGCCCGCTTGCGTCCAGTGCAACGCGACCTACAAGGCCCTCGACAAGGTCGGGGTCGACTACGAGGTCATCGACATCTCCGAGAACGACGAGGCGCGTGACTACGTCATGGCCCTCGGCTACCTGCAGGCGCCGGTCGTCGTTGCCGGTGAGGATCACTGGTCGGGCTTCCGGCCGGATCGCATCAAGTCGCTCGCCACTGTCGCGGCCTGA
- a CDS encoding NAD(P)H-dependent oxidoreductase, translating to MSQTRILTLVGSLRAASINRQLAEAAVQTAPEGVEVAIYEGLADIPFYNEDLDVPGSVPAAAQALRDAVAASDGLLLVTPEYNGTLSAVLKNAIDWASRPYGAGALKDRPVAVVSGSISPNAGQRAHGDAVKALGVAGAKVVESAHLHFGTFGQRFGDAHPREDAEALTQLAGTVRELVVAARGVLVSA from the coding sequence ATGAGTCAGACCCGGATCCTTACTCTGGTCGGCAGCCTTCGTGCCGCATCCATCAATCGGCAGCTCGCCGAAGCTGCGGTGCAGACCGCGCCCGAGGGTGTCGAGGTCGCCATCTACGAGGGCCTCGCCGACATCCCCTTCTACAACGAAGATCTCGATGTTCCCGGTTCGGTGCCCGCCGCTGCCCAGGCGTTGCGTGACGCGGTCGCCGCATCCGACGGCCTGCTGCTGGTGACGCCCGAGTACAACGGCACGCTGTCGGCCGTGTTGAAGAACGCGATCGACTGGGCTTCCCGTCCGTACGGCGCGGGTGCGCTGAAGGATCGGCCGGTGGCCGTGGTGAGCGGATCGATCAGCCCGAACGCGGGGCAGCGGGCGCACGGTGACGCGGTCAAGGCGCTCGGCGTCGCGGGCGCCAAGGTCGTGGAATCCGCACACCTGCACTTCGGCACCTTCGGCCAGCGGTTCGGCGATGCGCACCCGCGCGAAGATGCCGAGGCGCTGACCCAGCTGGCCGGCACGGTGCGCGAGCTCGTCGTCGCCGCACGCGGTGTGCTGGTTTCCGCCTGA